A DNA window from Desulfomonilaceae bacterium contains the following coding sequences:
- a CDS encoding GNAT family N-acetyltransferase: MNNANFSIRRMNRDEIDLAIDWTRTEGWNPGNHDAECFYAADPDGFLLGLLNNEPVAMVSAVRYEQTYGFMGFYIVNPEFRNRGYGSQLWEAGLKYLENRNVGLDSVRPDLVSHKKPEFKPAYINFRFKWIKDKQLGVNPEIVRLADIPWDIVTAYDYEVFSFRRDDFLKCWITRPNAWALGVMADSKLSAYGVIRECREGFKIGPLFADNKDLAQSLFNALTRDLRIGVHVFLDTPAKNFDSVALAQSYGMTEVFRTTRMYNGEEPSLPLHKWYGVTSFELG; the protein is encoded by the coding sequence ATGAACAACGCCAACTTCTCCATACGCCGAATGAATCGGGACGAAATTGACTTAGCCATTGACTGGACTCGAACAGAAGGGTGGAATCCTGGGAATCATGATGCTGAGTGTTTCTACGCTGCAGATCCGGATGGTTTTCTGCTGGGATTGTTAAATAATGAGCCTGTAGCAATGGTTTCCGCTGTCAGGTATGAACAGACCTACGGATTTATGGGCTTTTACATCGTAAATCCCGAATTCCGCAACAGAGGCTATGGCTCTCAGTTGTGGGAAGCAGGTCTGAAATACCTGGAAAACCGTAACGTAGGACTAGACAGTGTTAGGCCGGATCTTGTTTCTCATAAGAAGCCGGAGTTCAAACCTGCTTATATTAACTTTCGTTTCAAGTGGATCAAGGACAAACAATTGGGCGTAAATCCTGAAATTGTCAGGCTCGCGGATATTCCATGGGACATCGTGACTGCTTATGATTATGAGGTGTTTTCGTTCAGAAGAGATGATTTCCTCAAATGCTGGATAACCCGCCCCAACGCATGGGCTTTGGGCGTTATGGCCGACAGTAAACTTTCAGCGTACGGTGTCATAAGAGAATGCCGAGAAGGCTTCAAAATCGGACCCCTGTTCGCAGACAATAAAGACCTGGCGCAGTCCTTATTTAATGCTCTCACGAGAGACTTAAGAATAGGCGTTCATGTCTTTCTGGACACGCCTGCAAAAAATTTCGACTCTGTAGCGCTTGCTCAAAGCTATGGAATGACGGAGGTATTTCGGACTACGAGAATGTATAATGGAGAAGAGCCGTCTCTGCCGTTGCACAAATGGTATGGGGTGACAAGCTTTGAATTAGGATAG
- a CDS encoding PAS domain-containing sensor histidine kinase, whose amino-acid sequence MSFIDTSLESLNWQIAFMRQELDHLRSLQKQLRTEARVCFENSAKLEAIIRAFDGFIYVCSSNYQVEYVNDKLVERTGYNPIGQKCFNALHGLDHVCDWCVNDRVLKGETVRWEIRSPKDNHYYYIINTPIYYPDGSIAKMAMIQDVTDKKDVEIEREKLIAQLEAKNADLEVFSYAVSHDLRGPILTIKGLLKWIERDAKNANFKRLEENMSAILRSADRMERLTTDLLKLSRVANLQDEPQEMSFEEIVWEALELLAGKITQSNVKIDIQNGFPKVCASRDKLLTILQNLIENAVKYMGPQSEPRIKIGFRNDGEEVVFFVEDNGIGVDPKNLSKIFGLFAKLDENSEGTGIGLAMLKRILEAGHGRIWLESQGIGYGCRFCFTFENCVSDDLSGKRADVDPGFRS is encoded by the coding sequence ATGAGTTTTATTGATACAAGCCTGGAGAGTTTGAACTGGCAGATCGCTTTTATGCGTCAAGAGCTTGACCACCTGCGGTCCCTTCAAAAACAGTTACGAACTGAGGCGCGAGTTTGCTTTGAAAATTCCGCGAAACTCGAAGCCATTATCAGAGCTTTTGACGGTTTTATTTATGTGTGCTCTTCGAATTACCAGGTGGAGTATGTGAACGACAAACTTGTCGAGCGCACCGGTTACAATCCCATAGGGCAAAAATGTTTCAACGCGTTACACGGATTGGACCATGTTTGCGACTGGTGTGTGAATGACAGGGTTCTGAAGGGTGAAACAGTCCGTTGGGAAATCAGGAGCCCCAAAGACAATCATTACTACTACATCATTAATACTCCGATTTATTACCCGGATGGTTCAATTGCGAAGATGGCCATGATTCAGGATGTGACCGACAAGAAAGATGTTGAGATTGAAAGAGAGAAATTAATAGCCCAACTGGAAGCAAAAAATGCGGATCTGGAGGTGTTCAGCTACGCTGTTTCGCACGATCTCAGAGGGCCTATACTCACGATCAAGGGGCTTCTCAAGTGGATAGAGCGTGACGCGAAAAATGCTAACTTTAAAAGACTTGAAGAAAATATGTCTGCCATTTTACGTTCCGCTGACCGTATGGAAAGGCTTACAACCGACCTGTTAAAACTTTCAAGAGTTGCAAACTTGCAGGACGAACCCCAGGAAATGAGCTTCGAAGAAATTGTTTGGGAAGCTTTAGAACTCCTGGCCGGTAAAATAACTCAGAGCAATGTGAAGATTGACATCCAAAATGGTTTCCCAAAAGTTTGCGCTTCTAGGGACAAATTACTTACTATTCTCCAGAATCTTATAGAGAATGCCGTAAAGTATATGGGACCCCAGTCTGAGCCGCGAATAAAGATAGGCTTCAGAAACGATGGCGAAGAAGTTGTTTTCTTTGTTGAGGATAACGGGATCGGTGTGGACCCCAAAAATCTCTCCAAAATCTTCGGGCTGTTTGCAAAGCTGGATGAGAATTCGGAGGGAACGGGCATTGGATTGGCAATGCTCAAGCGAATCCTTGAAGCCGGCCATGGTCGTATTTGGCTGGAATCACAAGGAATCGGTTATGGATGTCGGTTTTGTTTCACGTTTGAGAATTGTGTCTCAGATGATCTTTCCGGAAAACGGGCCGACGTTGACCCAGGCTTCAGGAGCTAA
- a CDS encoding response regulator: VRKLVELHGGRIWVESEGEGMGSTFKFIFPFIQAQTDIDARLGPELISLPSLALPDVSGEEKDRPKVIVVEDNASNMKFTTDLLEAAHYETIQAFSAEEAIKKAETENPALILMDLSLPGMDGLTATKALKRNPATAHIPVVALTAHAMKNIEERAMEAGCDAYILKPIDTTMFYLTLKDMIVR, translated from the coding sequence TGGTTCGCAAACTCGTTGAGCTTCACGGCGGCCGCATCTGGGTTGAGAGCGAGGGCGAGGGGATGGGCTCCACGTTCAAATTCATCTTTCCGTTTATCCAGGCTCAAACAGATATAGACGCTCGACTCGGGCCGGAGTTGATAAGTTTGCCTTCCCTGGCTCTACCGGATGTCTCAGGTGAAGAAAAAGACCGTCCCAAAGTTATTGTCGTAGAAGATAACGCATCCAACATGAAATTTACTACAGATTTGCTGGAAGCGGCCCATTACGAAACCATACAGGCGTTTTCCGCTGAGGAAGCGATAAAAAAGGCGGAGACGGAAAACCCGGCTCTTATTCTAATGGACCTCTCTCTTCCCGGTATGGATGGGCTGACAGCCACCAAAGCTCTAAAACGTAATCCTGCCACAGCTCATATACCCGTAGTGGCTCTAACCGCCCACGCAATGAAGAATATCGAAGAAAGGGCCATGGAAGCCGGCTGTGACGCATATATACTCAAACCAATTGATACGACGATGTTTTACCTAACTTTGAAGGATATGATAGTGAGATAA
- a CDS encoding ABC transporter permease, with product MIDGTPKLSYRSGPTPGSGPNKGDIPTGITTWQNSLKRKVSESLQRIRWLIWKEFIQIVRNRQNLMMLLLAPVIQLVIFGSASRLDVNNVATVVVDLDHSAMSRDLVEGFAKSGYFKIVKYLNSYDSADRFFERNQASLAILIPPDFEKRVQGRRKAEVGILVDGVDTITAGTVSGYAQSIIQRFSDDILASRINSMQGLLYDSTTPRLIIPEFSNASRAWFNPNLNSKDFFVPGVVALILLTLAIILTSSVIVREREIGTIEQLMVAPISRLELILGKTSPCFLIELVTLLIVTPLALIIYDIPFRGSIWFFFGSFFLFLITASAIGMTISAFCKTQQQAVLTSFMFLQPSILLSGYAFPIENMPSVIQYVTYLNPVRYFITILRGVFLKGTGWETLWPQVIPIFIMAVIYIAWASALFKRRID from the coding sequence ATGATCGACGGAACCCCAAAATTATCCTATCGCTCGGGACCGACTCCTGGGAGTGGCCCAAATAAAGGGGATATTCCTACCGGTATCACTACCTGGCAGAACTCACTGAAACGTAAAGTATCAGAGAGCCTTCAAAGGATCCGATGGCTGATCTGGAAGGAATTCATTCAAATTGTCCGGAACAGACAGAATCTTATGATGTTGCTACTTGCGCCGGTCATCCAGTTGGTAATTTTTGGGTCAGCGAGTAGACTGGATGTGAATAACGTCGCTACTGTCGTAGTAGATCTGGACCATTCCGCCATGAGTCGTGACCTCGTGGAAGGGTTCGCCAAGTCAGGGTATTTTAAAATTGTCAAATATTTGAACAGTTATGACTCAGCAGATCGGTTCTTCGAGAGAAACCAGGCTTCACTGGCTATTCTCATCCCTCCGGATTTCGAGAAGCGTGTGCAGGGAAGACGCAAAGCCGAGGTGGGGATTCTTGTTGATGGTGTCGATACGATAACGGCCGGCACCGTCTCAGGTTACGCTCAGTCCATAATTCAGAGATTCTCCGATGACATATTGGCGTCACGAATTAACAGTATGCAAGGGTTGCTTTATGACTCCACCACGCCGAGGCTCATCATTCCTGAATTCTCGAACGCATCGCGCGCCTGGTTTAATCCTAATCTTAATTCCAAGGATTTTTTTGTCCCTGGAGTCGTGGCCTTGATACTCTTGACTCTGGCTATAATATTAACGTCATCCGTGATCGTAAGAGAGAGAGAAATCGGTACGATAGAACAGCTTATGGTCGCTCCTATTTCAAGGTTGGAGCTTATTCTCGGGAAAACCTCACCCTGTTTTTTGATTGAACTGGTCACGTTACTCATTGTGACACCCCTCGCGTTGATCATTTATGATATTCCGTTTAGGGGATCGATCTGGTTCTTTTTTGGGTCGTTTTTCTTGTTTCTGATCACTGCGTCAGCAATTGGTATGACGATATCCGCGTTTTGCAAGACCCAACAACAGGCGGTTCTTACATCATTCATGTTTCTTCAGCCTTCAATCTTGCTTTCAGGGTACGCTTTCCCCATTGAAAATATGCCTTCTGTGATTCAGTACGTTACTTATTTAAACCCTGTCAGATATTTCATCACAATTTTGAGAGGCGTATTCCTGAAAGGAACCGGATGGGAGACACTTTGGCCTCAGGTAATTCCAATTTTTATAATGGCGGTTATTTACATCGCATGGGCCTCCGCGTTATTTAAAAGGAGAATAGATTAA
- a CDS encoding phenylalanine--tRNA ligase beta subunit-related protein, whose translation MFTVTSNWKQTYPGAHLGILVMKNVCNPTQHPKLDLVKRELEADLRALFTDRSELKLLEPVRAYRNYYSRFDKTYHVLQQLESVIFKGKPIPAVSALVECMFIEELRNSLLTAGHDFDLVKAPVTLDVARDDEHYTRLNGQDQIVKPNDMIIKDSMGIISSLIYGPDKRTRITHSTHNVLFTVYGVPGISAKMVTQHLEGIEANVKVVSPEASTDLLKVYGTD comes from the coding sequence ATGTTCACTGTAACCAGCAACTGGAAGCAAACCTATCCAGGCGCTCATTTAGGGATCCTGGTAATGAAAAACGTTTGTAATCCTACTCAACATCCCAAGCTCGATTTAGTGAAACGGGAACTGGAGGCAGATTTAAGGGCCCTATTCACAGACCGCAGTGAGTTGAAATTGCTGGAACCGGTTCGAGCCTACCGGAACTATTACAGTCGATTTGACAAAACCTATCACGTGCTACAACAACTTGAATCGGTAATTTTTAAAGGTAAACCTATCCCCGCGGTTTCAGCCCTCGTGGAATGTATGTTTATAGAAGAATTGAGGAATTCACTGCTGACAGCCGGCCATGACTTTGATTTGGTTAAGGCCCCAGTCACGCTCGATGTTGCAAGAGACGATGAACATTATACAAGATTAAACGGGCAGGATCAGATAGTAAAACCAAATGACATGATAATCAAGGATTCGATGGGGATCATATCAAGCCTGATTTATGGTCCGGATAAAAGAACCAGGATCACACATTCAACACATAATGTTCTGTTTACGGTATACGGCGTTCCGGGAATCAGCGCAAAAATGGTCACTCAACACCTTGAGGGAATTGAGGCCAATGTCAAAGTCGTATCGCCGGAAGCGTCCACAGATCTTTTGAAAGTCTACGGGACCGATTGA
- a CDS encoding 4Fe-4S dicluster domain-containing protein, with amino-acid sequence MVRKNHPDVIWFYKEAGDSSTPKTDTTLNSEEIHDWCLTNGAVDAGFVEIDRAGLATQKEAILEAFPLTKSIISLAFKLNKEPLRTTCHSLTSLEFHHVWDHANRSAGLLVQRLQEMGVPALNLSAGFPYEVDRWPGVTSIASDKPIAVEAGLGRMGLNRLVLHPIFGSNIVLCTVLVAADFSSYSSGIEYDPCIGCKLCVAACPVGAVKSDGAFDFKPCFTHNYRERSAGFVDWVRYLTDSQSFKEYRRRMTDAETISMWQNLSICPQTRCDRCVAVCPAGKKNIGEYLSDTKKYLDRTVKKMRSKKETIYVIPESEAEAYVKSRFPHKTVKRIGA; translated from the coding sequence GTGGTTAGAAAAAATCACCCTGACGTAATATGGTTTTATAAAGAAGCTGGCGACTCATCTACGCCAAAAACCGACACCACACTGAATTCTGAAGAAATTCACGATTGGTGTTTGACAAATGGAGCGGTCGACGCTGGATTTGTGGAGATCGATAGAGCTGGATTGGCAACCCAGAAGGAGGCGATACTAGAAGCGTTTCCCCTAACAAAGTCAATCATCAGCCTCGCTTTTAAACTCAACAAGGAACCATTACGTACAACTTGCCATTCTTTAACCAGCCTGGAATTTCATCATGTCTGGGACCATGCTAATCGCTCTGCTGGGCTGTTGGTCCAGCGCCTTCAGGAAATGGGAGTTCCGGCTCTGAACTTGTCCGCCGGTTTCCCTTATGAGGTTGATCGTTGGCCCGGGGTAACCTCAATCGCATCAGACAAACCTATTGCCGTAGAAGCCGGGCTTGGGAGGATGGGACTCAACAGGCTCGTGTTGCATCCGATTTTTGGTTCCAACATTGTCTTGTGTACTGTTCTGGTAGCGGCCGATTTTTCTAGCTACAGTAGCGGCATTGAATATGATCCTTGCATTGGATGCAAACTCTGTGTCGCTGCTTGCCCTGTCGGGGCTGTTAAGTCGGACGGAGCTTTCGACTTCAAGCCTTGTTTTACACACAACTATCGGGAGCGCTCTGCAGGGTTTGTGGACTGGGTCAGATATCTGACAGACAGTCAATCCTTCAAAGAGTATCGTCGACGGATGACTGATGCGGAGACTATTTCAATGTGGCAAAATCTTTCGATTTGTCCGCAGACGAGATGCGACAGATGTGTTGCCGTATGTCCTGCAGGAAAGAAAAACATCGGCGAATATCTATCCGACACGAAGAAATATCTGGATCGCACGGTCAAGAAAATGCGCTCGAAAAAGGAGACTATTTACGTTATCCCGGAATCTGAAGCGGAAGCCTATGTTAAATCCAGGTTTCCACATAAAACGGTCAAAAGAATAGGGGCTTGA
- a CDS encoding PaaI family thioesterase, with the protein MNATNNNEKSRNRENSFAPGTMPPAPIADLLGFSLVSMKYGEVTMEFEAGPQHANPMGTLHGGVLCDLADLSMGAVYATTLEKGESFTTLELKINFLKPFWTGKLVAVARIVKRGKTVGMAECEISDTHQSLVAKVSSTCLTLKGDMASGRKF; encoded by the coding sequence ATGAATGCTACCAACAATAATGAAAAATCGCGGAACCGTGAGAATAGTTTTGCGCCTGGAACCATGCCTCCAGCGCCGATAGCCGACCTTCTGGGTTTCTCCCTGGTTTCAATGAAATATGGGGAAGTGACGATGGAGTTCGAAGCTGGTCCTCAACACGCCAACCCCATGGGGACATTACATGGGGGAGTGCTTTGCGATCTGGCCGATTTGTCTATGGGAGCTGTATATGCGACCACTCTTGAAAAAGGCGAATCATTCACCACACTGGAACTCAAAATCAATTTTCTCAAGCCCTTCTGGACCGGAAAACTTGTGGCAGTCGCAAGAATTGTCAAGCGGGGCAAAACAGTTGGCATGGCTGAATGCGAAATATCAGATACCCATCAGTCCCTGGTCGCCAAAGTTAGCAGCACTTGCTTGACATTAAAGGGCGACATGGCATCCGGTCGGAAATTTTAG
- a CDS encoding MarR family winged helix-turn-helix transcriptional regulator, with product MKQDDQQERDNHIDIDLAREMGRVCVCFNLRKATRYVTQFYDKELRSTGLRVTQLTLLTAIRVMGPTNLKRLSEAVGMDQTTLSRNVGLLQKKGLVEMEPGSDLRTRKISLTPRGHEGLNQAYPLWKAAQAEIVSKIGSDNWISVLESVGSIRRK from the coding sequence ATGAAACAAGACGATCAACAAGAGCGCGACAACCATATAGACATCGATCTCGCACGAGAGATGGGGCGGGTCTGTGTTTGTTTCAATTTGCGGAAAGCCACACGATATGTGACACAATTTTATGACAAAGAACTCAGATCGACTGGGCTCAGGGTGACACAGTTGACACTTTTGACTGCCATAAGAGTTATGGGGCCAACTAATCTCAAGCGCTTATCTGAGGCTGTTGGGATGGATCAAACTACCTTGAGCCGAAACGTTGGACTTTTGCAAAAGAAAGGACTGGTGGAGATGGAGCCAGGTTCCGATCTTCGTACACGGAAAATATCCCTTACGCCTAGAGGACACGAAGGATTGAATCAAGCGTATCCTTTGTGGAAAGCTGCGCAGGCCGAGATAGTCTCCAAAATTGGTTCAGACAACTGGATTTCGGTATTGGAATCCGTTGGTTCGATTAGGCGGAAGTAA
- a CDS encoding flavodoxin family protein, whose product MKVVAFNGSARKDGNTAIAIGQVFRGLEEEGIATEMIQLAGRQIRGCLACYKCWEKKDKRCINDKDDINAFISKMIEADGIIFASPTYFSDVSAEIKAMIDRCGMVSRANDHIYKRKVGAAIAVHRRGGAIHALDTLNHFFLGNNMIMPGSSYWAFAVGREIGQVEQDEEGMQTMKDLGQNMAWLMKKLNS is encoded by the coding sequence ATGAAAGTAGTAGCGTTCAATGGAAGCGCCCGGAAAGATGGCAACACAGCCATTGCTATTGGACAAGTGTTTAGAGGGCTCGAAGAGGAAGGGATCGCCACTGAAATGATACAGCTTGCAGGCCGTCAGATCCGCGGTTGTCTGGCGTGTTACAAGTGCTGGGAGAAGAAAGACAAACGGTGCATAAACGACAAGGATGATATTAACGCTTTTATCTCAAAAATGATCGAGGCCGATGGCATCATCTTCGCTTCTCCAACATATTTCAGCGACGTCTCGGCTGAAATAAAGGCCATGATAGATAGGTGCGGGATGGTTTCCAGAGCAAACGACCACATTTATAAACGTAAAGTTGGCGCAGCCATAGCGGTTCATCGTCGTGGCGGGGCAATTCACGCCCTGGATACTCTCAATCATTTCTTCCTTGGCAATAATATGATTATGCCGGGATCAAGCTACTGGGCATTCGCTGTAGGCAGGGAAATTGGTCAAGTGGAACAGGATGAAGAAGGGATGCAAACAATGAAAGACCTGGGTCAAAACATGGCTTGGCTGATGAAAAAACTCAACTCCTAA
- a CDS encoding amidohydrolase family protein, whose translation MSNWLALDDSEGKRLPDRFSTVTDAHVHLFPDPVFQAIWRWFDEFAWPIRYKLTSPQIIEFLSSRGIDRILGLHYAHRPEMARYLNLYMAELCGQYPQVIGVATVFPGESDAIAIMEEAFGMGLVGIKLHAHVQCFAMDDPAMHEIYKSCSDHNKALIMHVGREPKNPNYSYKRDPYETCDVNKLECVLKNYPDLRICVPHLGADEFDQYRRLLECYDNLWVDTAMALADYLPNLVPPCLSDLRADRVMFGTDFPNIPYAWDREIQRLDTLHLAEDFLTGLLCRNASEFLSITT comes from the coding sequence ATGAGTAATTGGCTTGCGTTAGATGATTCTGAAGGCAAGAGATTGCCGGACCGTTTTTCAACGGTCACGGACGCACACGTGCATCTATTTCCTGATCCGGTTTTTCAAGCCATTTGGCGCTGGTTCGATGAGTTCGCCTGGCCTATCCGTTACAAATTAACTTCCCCTCAAATAATTGAATTCCTTTCATCCAGGGGAATAGATCGTATTCTGGGCCTGCACTACGCTCACAGACCGGAGATGGCCCGATATTTGAACCTTTATATGGCGGAGCTATGCGGACAATATCCGCAGGTCATAGGCGTGGCCACGGTCTTCCCCGGAGAAAGTGACGCTATAGCCATCATGGAAGAAGCGTTTGGGATGGGGCTTGTTGGGATCAAGCTCCACGCCCATGTCCAGTGTTTCGCCATGGACGACCCTGCAATGCACGAAATATATAAGTCATGTTCTGATCACAACAAAGCTCTGATCATGCACGTTGGCCGAGAGCCCAAAAACCCGAATTATTCTTATAAACGTGATCCCTATGAAACGTGCGACGTCAACAAATTGGAATGTGTGTTGAAAAACTACCCGGACCTCCGGATTTGTGTACCCCACCTCGGCGCAGATGAATTCGATCAGTATCGGAGATTGTTGGAATGTTACGACAACCTCTGGGTTGACACCGCTATGGCGCTCGCTGACTATTTGCCCAATCTAGTCCCTCCATGTCTATCGGACCTCCGAGCGGATCGCGTCATGTTCGGAACGGACTTTCCGAATATCCCTTACGCTTGGGACAGGGAAATCCAACGACTGGACACGCTCCATCTAGCTGAGGATTTTCTCACGGGCCTTCTTTGTCGCAATGCGTCAGAGTTTCTGTCAATCACGACTTGA
- a CDS encoding hemolysin III family protein, whose protein sequence is MLNKFRDPVSGLTHLAAAVGAACGAVILLLIAHDDTTKAVSLTIYGLSLVLMFAASATYHLVKAPPEVIKVLRKVDHSAIYLLIAGSYTPICVHFLRGFWQWGFLEIIWGMALIGVAIKIFIINAPRWLTAGIYLLMGWMSILAIPEMAVAMPVSALIWLVIGGLFFTLGAVVYIRKKPDFYPDVFGFHELWHIFVILGCACHFIVIATFIAPSS, encoded by the coding sequence ATGCTCAATAAATTCCGTGACCCTGTTAGTGGACTGACACATCTCGCTGCGGCCGTAGGCGCTGCGTGCGGTGCAGTGATCCTCCTGCTCATCGCGCACGACGACACTACCAAGGCAGTTTCGCTGACAATCTACGGCCTTAGTCTGGTTTTGATGTTCGCTGCGAGCGCTACCTATCACCTGGTCAAAGCTCCTCCCGAAGTAATCAAAGTTCTTAGAAAGGTTGATCACTCAGCCATCTATCTCTTGATTGCCGGTAGCTACACTCCTATTTGTGTCCACTTCTTACGGGGCTTCTGGCAATGGGGGTTCCTCGAGATTATCTGGGGCATGGCGCTTATCGGCGTTGCAATCAAAATCTTCATTATAAATGCGCCCCGCTGGCTCACGGCAGGGATTTACCTGCTTATGGGTTGGATGTCTATCCTCGCCATTCCGGAGATGGCAGTGGCTATGCCGGTGTCTGCGTTGATTTGGCTTGTTATCGGTGGGCTCTTCTTTACGCTGGGAGCAGTGGTCTATATCAGAAAGAAGCCTGATTTCTATCCCGACGTTTTCGGCTTTCATGAATTATGGCATATTTTTGTAATTCTCGGTTGCGCATGTCACTTCATTGTCATAGCGACTTTTATAGCGCCGAGTTCCTGA
- a CDS encoding aspartate/glutamate racemase family protein, whose product MKTIGIIGGISWVSSIEYYRLMNEMVRDLLGGLNSAKILMFSIPFGVFSKDERLAERGNWEPLIKTMIDAAQRLERGGADFIVIASNTMNVSADHIEAHVTIPVLRLADATANKIIEKGLKTVALLGTAYTMEQRFYRDRLEGQYGLRVVIPNKTEREYINTVIFDELCAGKIIKTSRNEFIRIIHRLLEEEGAEGVILGCTEIPLLIKQKDVRAPIFDTVQIHSEAAVEFALGVQ is encoded by the coding sequence ATGAAGACAATCGGCATTATAGGTGGAATAAGCTGGGTTTCATCAATAGAATACTACCGATTAATGAACGAAATGGTCAGAGACCTGCTTGGCGGATTGAATTCCGCCAAGATATTAATGTTTTCCATTCCGTTCGGGGTTTTTTCCAAGGATGAACGTCTGGCAGAACGCGGGAACTGGGAACCCTTGATTAAAACTATGATCGATGCGGCTCAAAGACTTGAACGAGGTGGAGCCGATTTTATCGTGATAGCCTCCAATACTATGAACGTATCGGCAGACCACATCGAGGCTCATGTCACCATCCCCGTTCTCCGCCTCGCCGACGCTACCGCCAATAAAATAATTGAAAAAGGATTAAAAACTGTCGCCTTACTGGGCACGGCATATACAATGGAGCAACGTTTTTACCGGGACCGTTTGGAGGGACAATACGGACTTAGAGTTGTTATACCCAATAAGACCGAACGAGAATACATTAACACGGTCATTTTCGATGAATTGTGCGCTGGGAAAATCATCAAGACATCAAGAAATGAATTCATCCGAATCATTCACCGATTACTGGAAGAGGAAGGGGCCGAAGGTGTGATACTAGGGTGCACCGAGATTCCGTTGTTAATCAAACAGAAGGATGTTCGAGCGCCAATTTTCGACACTGTCCAGATACATTCGGAGGCGGCGGTAGAGTTCGCCCTGGGTGTGCAATAA